One genomic region from Campylobacter sp. RM5004 encodes:
- a CDS encoding chemotaxis protein CheW: MERLNQVLNRQQEQVKGSSARDTKEEQIRQLVGFMIDEEEYAIPILSIQEIIKPIEYTRVPSVPDYVLGVFNMRGNVIPLIDLAKRFGLGSSKHTQHTRYIVLKGEEGNIGFVIDKLTEAIKIKESNIDQPPETLLKEKGMIEGIGKQENSILTILKVEALMKRDF, from the coding sequence ATGGAAAGATTAAATCAAGTTTTAAATAGACAGCAAGAGCAAGTAAAAGGCTCTTCAGCAAGAGATACTAAAGAAGAGCAAATTAGACAATTAGTAGGTTTTATGATAGATGAAGAAGAATATGCTATTCCGATTTTAAGCATTCAAGAAATAATAAAACCTATTGAATACACTAGGGTTCCTAGTGTGCCTGATTATGTTTTAGGTGTATTTAATATGCGTGGTAATGTTATTCCTTTAATTGATTTAGCTAAACGCTTTGGTTTAGGAAGCTCAAAACATACTCAACATACTAGATATATAGTATTAAAAGGTGAAGAAGGAAATATAGGTTTTGTTATTGATAAATTAACAGAAGCTATCAAAATTAAAGAGAGCAATATAGACCAACCACCTGAGACTTTATTAAAAGAAAAAGGTATGATTGAAGGTATTGGAAAGCAAGAAAATAGCATTCTTACCATATTAAAAGTTGAAGCTTTAATGAAAAGGGATTTTTAA
- a CDS encoding chemotaxis protein CheW, translating to MEDMQEILEDFLVEAFELIEQIDHDLVELESNPEDLELLNRIFRVAHTVKGSSSFLNFDVLTKLTHHMEDVLNKARHGELLITPDIMDVVLESIDMMKDLLHCIKDNGNDTAINMDINSICTRLTAISEGKVLSEVQSEPKSLNEKIEELIEKDSNSNEEEVDVNSLSADEVEAEIERLLKQRKAEDKARREEKKKNEAAAEPKVEAKAEPKVEAKAVEKPSATDKDKSSSKQAPVAADKGNSSNMEQTIRVEVKRLDNLMNLIGELVLGKNRLLKIYDDVEERYEGEKFIEELNQVVNQLSVVTTDIQLAVMKTRMQPIAKVFNKFPRVVRDLSRDLGKQIELELEGEETELDKSIVEEIGDPIMHMIRNSCDHGVESTEDRIAAGKPEKGTVQLKAYNEGNHIVIEIADDGKGLDAEVLRAKAIEKGVISEREADNMSDKEAYGLIFKPGFSTAKQVTNVSGRGVGMDVVKTNIDKLNGIIEVDSELGKGTVIKLKIPLTLAIIQSLLVKTQEEFYAIPLASVLETVRVAIDDIYTIEGKNVLRLRDEVLSLVRLSDLFGVKQVLENSEQAYVVVVGAAASKLGIIVDTLIGQEEVVIKSMGYYLQNITGIAGSTIRGDGNVTLIVDVGAMMDMAKDVKVDIKASSESSAKVTKDKPSDYVVLAVDDSQIDRGIMKKALEPLGIKVIEAANGVEALNVVKSGEHSIDAMLIDIEMPRMDGYTLAAEIRKYAKYRNLPLIAVTSRTSKSDRLRGVEVGMTEYITKPYSYEYLENVVRKNLKLG from the coding sequence ATGGAAGATATGCAAGAGATATTAGAAGACTTCTTAGTAGAAGCTTTTGAATTAATTGAACAAATAGATCACGATTTAGTTGAGCTTGAAAGCAATCCAGAAGATTTAGAATTGCTTAACCGCATTTTCCGTGTTGCTCACACAGTTAAGGGAAGTTCAAGCTTTTTAAACTTTGATGTTTTAACAAAATTAACTCATCACATGGAAGATGTTTTAAACAAAGCTCGTCATGGGGAATTACTTATAACTCCTGATATTATGGACGTTGTTCTTGAGTCTATTGATATGATGAAGGATTTATTACATTGTATTAAAGATAATGGAAATGATACGGCTATTAATATGGATATTAATTCAATTTGCACACGCTTAACAGCAATTAGCGAAGGTAAAGTTTTAAGTGAAGTTCAATCAGAACCAAAAAGTTTAAATGAAAAAATTGAAGAATTAATAGAAAAAGATTCAAATAGTAATGAAGAAGAAGTTGATGTTAATTCTTTAAGTGCTGATGAAGTTGAAGCTGAAATTGAAAGATTATTAAAGCAAAGAAAAGCAGAAGATAAAGCAAGAAGAGAAGAAAAGAAAAAGAATGAAGCAGCAGCTGAGCCAAAAGTTGAAGCAAAAGCTGAGCCAAAAGTTGAAGCAAAAGCTGTTGAAAAACCAAGTGCGACAGATAAAGACAAGAGCTCAAGTAAACAAGCTCCAGTTGCAGCAGACAAAGGCAATTCTTCAAATATGGAACAAACCATTAGGGTTGAAGTAAAAAGACTTGATAACTTAATGAACTTAATAGGTGAGTTAGTTCTTGGTAAGAATAGATTATTAAAGATTTACGATGATGTTGAAGAAAGATATGAAGGCGAGAAATTTATTGAAGAATTAAATCAGGTTGTAAATCAACTAAGCGTTGTAACAACAGATATTCAACTAGCTGTAATGAAGACAAGAATGCAACCTATTGCAAAAGTATTCAATAAATTCCCAAGAGTTGTAAGAGACTTAAGCCGTGATTTAGGCAAGCAAATTGAGCTTGAACTTGAAGGTGAAGAAACTGAATTAGATAAATCAATCGTTGAAGAAATAGGCGATCCTATTATGCACATGATTAGAAACTCATGCGATCACGGGGTTGAATCAACAGAAGATAGAATTGCAGCAGGTAAGCCAGAAAAAGGAACAGTTCAACTAAAAGCTTACAATGAAGGAAATCACATTGTAATTGAAATTGCTGATGATGGTAAAGGTCTTGATGCTGAAGTATTAAGAGCAAAAGCTATTGAAAAGGGTGTTATTAGCGAAAGAGAAGCTGATAATATGAGTGATAAAGAAGCTTATGGGCTTATATTTAAGCCAGGATTTTCAACTGCTAAGCAAGTTACAAACGTAAGTGGTCGTGGCGTTGGAATGGACGTTGTAAAAACTAATATTGATAAGCTAAATGGTATTATTGAAGTAGATAGCGAGCTTGGTAAAGGAACTGTAATTAAGTTAAAAATACCTTTAACTTTAGCAATTATTCAATCATTGCTTGTTAAAACTCAAGAAGAATTTTATGCTATTCCACTTGCTAGTGTTCTTGAGACAGTTAGAGTTGCTATTGATGATATTTACACAATTGAAGGTAAAAACGTATTAAGATTAAGAGATGAAGTTTTATCACTTGTAAGGCTTAGTGACTTATTTGGTGTAAAACAAGTACTTGAAAATAGCGAACAAGCTTATGTTGTAGTTGTTGGTGCAGCTGCTTCAAAACTTGGAATTATTGTAGATACTTTAATAGGACAAGAAGAAGTTGTAATTAAGTCTATGGGATATTACTTACAAAATATCACAGGAATTGCAGGTTCAACCATTCGTGGAGATGGTAATGTTACCTTAATCGTTGATGTTGGTGCAATGATGGATATGGCTAAAGATGTTAAAGTAGATATTAAAGCAAGTAGCGAAAGCAGTGCAAAAGTTACTAAAGATAAGCCAAGTGATTATGTTGTTTTAGCTGTTGATGATTCTCAAATTGATAGGGGAATTATGAAAAAAGCTCTTGAGCCACTAGGCATTAAAGTAATTGAAGCAGCTAATGGTGTTGAAGCCCTAAACGTTGTAAAAAGCGGAGAGCATTCAATTGATGCAATGTTAATTGATATTGAAATGCCTAGAATGGATGGATACACACTAGCAGCAGAAATTAGAAAATATGCAAAATATAGAAATCTACCATTAATTGCTGTAACAAGTAGAACAAGTAAGAGTGATAGATTAAGAGGTGTAGAAGTAGGAATGACTGAGTATATTACAAAGCCTTATTCTTATGAATATTTAGAAAATGTAGTAAGAAAGAATTTAAAGTTAGGATAA
- a CDS encoding lipid-A-disaccharide synthase (catalyzes the formation of lipid A disaccharide from UDP-2,3-diacylglucosamine and 2,3-diacylglucosamine-1-phosphate, lipid A disaccharide is a precursor of lipid A that anchors LPS to the OM), with product MKLLSIALENSANTHLKHILKELDNISLYGIYDVNLKNEIPISNSYNYCDFSEFNAMGFVQVLPLILKAKKAIKELVQIALKENIEKVLLIDSPAFNIPFAKALRKAGFKGKIIYFILPQVWAWKKGRIKVVESLCDELVGILPFENQYFKSSLYYGNPSNEALKEYFKNDTKTKKLIAFLPGSRKSEIKALMPIFRNLKKHFSDYECVVCVPTFLKDKLYLYEDLSGFTISYDTKTTLKNCEFAYICSGTASLEAGLIGNAFCLCYKAKMIDYFIAKTLVKIKFIGLCNIIFDKLNLGEFHKEFIQNFDENELLAVFKNANKEEFLQKSIKLRELTKGEIASNLAKLIKE from the coding sequence GTGAAATTATTAAGTATAGCTTTGGAAAACTCAGCAAATACTCATTTAAAACATATCTTAAAAGAATTAGACAATATTAGCTTATATGGGATTTATGATGTTAATTTGAAAAACGAAATTCCTATTTCAAATTCTTACAATTATTGCGACTTTAGTGAGTTTAATGCTATGGGTTTCGTGCAAGTTTTACCACTAATTTTAAAAGCAAAAAAAGCTATAAAAGAATTAGTTCAAATTGCACTTAAAGAAAATATAGAAAAGGTTTTATTAATAGATTCTCCTGCTTTTAATATACCTTTTGCAAAAGCATTAAGAAAGGCCGGTTTTAAAGGTAAGATTATATATTTTATTTTGCCACAAGTTTGGGCATGGAAAAAAGGTAGAATTAAGGTTGTTGAGAGTTTGTGTGATGAATTAGTTGGGATTTTACCTTTTGAAAATCAGTATTTTAAATCATCTTTATATTATGGAAATCCAAGCAACGAGGCTTTAAAAGAATATTTTAAAAACGATACAAAAACTAAAAAATTAATAGCATTTTTGCCAGGTTCAAGAAAAAGTGAAATAAAAGCTTTAATGCCAATTTTTAGAAACCTTAAAAAGCATTTTAGTGATTATGAATGCGTTGTTTGTGTGCCTACTTTTTTAAAGGATAAATTATATTTATATGAAGATTTAAGTGGTTTTACTATTTCTTACGATACTAAAACAACTCTTAAAAATTGCGAGTTTGCTTATATTTGTAGTGGTACAGCAAGCCTTGAAGCAGGACTTATAGGAAATGCCTTTTGTTTATGTTATAAGGCTAAAATGATTGATTATTTCATCGCAAAAACTCTAGTAAAAATCAAGTTTATAGGACTTTGTAATATTATTTTTGATAAGCTTAATTTGGGCGAATTTCACAAAGAATTTATACAAAACTTTGATGAAAATGAATTATTAGCAGTATTTAAAAACGCTAATAAAGAAGAGTTTTTACAAAAATCAATAAAATTAAGAGAACTAACAAAAGGTGAAATAGCAAGCAATTTAGCAAAATTAATCAAGGAGTAA
- a CDS encoding transaldolase: MSGYSIWCDFIENSFLDNEFLQMLASGTINGATSNPSIFKNAITTSAYYKERIKQLNIKNKEELFLALALEDIKKAALKMSYLYAKDNNNGFISFEINPLNSNNAGLSIAEGLKIANLINMPNLMIKVPATNAGYEVMNTLASYGISINATLIFSHEQAKKCNDAIIEGMKKYKAKNPNGITNKGVVSIFVSRVDSLLNHRYSVKNQIGIQNAIYSASKVDSENIRALFASTGTKSNDLSKDYYLKELELNNTINTAPINAINAYRPSKNIKNLNQELITSSKEFIFSTINEIEYDNACKKLLDDGLVQFEKAYIDILENL; the protein is encoded by the coding sequence ATGAGTGGATATAGCATTTGGTGTGATTTTATTGAAAATAGTTTTTTAGATAATGAATTTTTACAAATGCTAGCTAGTGGCACTATAAATGGTGCTACTAGTAATCCTAGTATATTTAAAAACGCAATTACAACTTCAGCTTATTATAAAGAAAGAATAAAACAATTAAATATTAAAAACAAAGAAGAATTATTTTTAGCTCTAGCTTTAGAAGATATAAAAAAAGCAGCCCTTAAAATGAGTTATTTATATGCAAAAGATAACAATAATGGTTTTATCAGTTTTGAAATAAATCCATTAAATAGTAATAATGCAGGTCTTAGTATTGCAGAAGGTTTAAAAATTGCTAATTTAATAAATATGCCAAATCTAATGATAAAAGTTCCGGCAACAAATGCAGGTTATGAAGTTATGAATACTTTGGCAAGTTATGGAATTAGCATTAATGCAACTTTAATTTTCTCACATGAACAAGCAAAAAAATGTAATGATGCAATAATTGAAGGTATGAAAAAATATAAAGCAAAAAATCCTAATGGAATAACAAACAAAGGTGTTGTTAGTATTTTTGTAAGCAGGGTTGATAGCTTATTAAATCATAGATATAGCGTAAAAAATCAAATAGGTATTCAAAATGCAATATATTCAGCATCTAAGGTGGATAGTGAAAATATTAGAGCTTTATTTGCTAGCACAGGAACCAAAAGTAATGATTTAAGTAAAGATTATTATTTAAAAGAATTAGAATTAAACAATACTATAAATACAGCACCAATCAATGCAATAAATGCTTATAGACCAAGTAAAAACATAAAGAATTTGAATCAGGAATTAATAACTTCATCAAAAGAATTTATATTCTCAACAATTAATGAAATAGAGTATGATAATGCATGTAAAAAGCTTTTAGATGATGGTTTAGTTCAATTTGAAAAAGCTTATATAGATATATTAGAAAATCTTTAA
- a CDS encoding chemotaxis protein — MAEDKVLKADSNEMELVDFRIYKQGQHKVYEGIYGVNVAKVKEIIKIPALTELPGVPEYIEGVFDLRGVVIPVINLAKWMNIIEPKDMVLKPRIIIAEFSNIMIGFIVHEAKRIRRISATDIRGSDFSTNTGGFDKSQITGIAKIENDEVLLILDLERIVEELGIYSPKIDIEEKEIKKMTGTAVVLDDSSTARKLVRDALDKMGFKVIEAKDGVDGLNKMNELYDAYKNDIANQVKVIISDVEMPQMDGFHFASRVREDIRFKGIPIIFNSSLSNEFSTLKSKDVGGDAFLTKFDANIFYKEVSRVIESYINK; from the coding sequence ATGGCAGAAGATAAAGTCTTAAAGGCTGATTCTAATGAAATGGAACTTGTAGATTTTCGTATCTATAAACAAGGACAACATAAAGTCTATGAAGGAATTTATGGAGTGAATGTTGCAAAAGTTAAAGAAATTATAAAAATACCAGCATTAACAGAATTACCAGGTGTGCCTGAATATATTGAAGGTGTTTTTGATTTAAGAGGCGTTGTAATTCCTGTAATAAATCTTGCTAAATGGATGAATATTATTGAGCCAAAGGATATGGTTTTAAAACCTAGAATTATTATTGCTGAGTTTTCAAATATTATGATAGGTTTTATCGTTCATGAGGCAAAAAGAATTAGAAGAATTAGTGCTACTGATATTAGAGGTTCGGATTTTTCAACTAATACAGGTGGTTTTGACAAAAGTCAAATCACAGGAATTGCTAAGATTGAAAATGATGAAGTTTTATTAATCTTAGACCTTGAAAGAATAGTAGAAGAGCTAGGAATTTATTCTCCAAAAATTGATATTGAAGAAAAAGAAATTAAGAAAATGACAGGAACAGCTGTTGTTTTAGATGATAGCTCAACTGCTAGAAAATTAGTTCGTGATGCGCTTGATAAAATGGGCTTTAAAGTAATTGAGGCAAAAGATGGCGTTGATGGACTTAACAAAATGAATGAGCTTTATGATGCTTATAAAAATGATATAGCAAATCAAGTAAAAGTGATTATTTCAGACGTTGAAATGCCACAAATGGATGGCTTCCACTTTGCTTCAAGGGTTAGAGAAGATATAAGATTTAAAGGAATTCCAATTATATTTAACTCATCTTTAAGTAATGAGTTCTCAACTCTTAAGAGTAAAGATGTAGGTGGAGATGCCTTTTTAACTAAGTTTGATGCTAATATTTTTTATAAAGAAGTATCAAGAGTAATTGAATCATATATTAATAAGTAA
- a CDS encoding metallophosphoesterase, whose amino-acid sequence MIELKDKAIFIADVHYDSTRLDFCEFIEYLKLNKPPQVILLGDIFNLLIGGIKSSEIDNLNIINELDNLANEIEIIYFEGNHDFNLKKLFKNVKIIKNQPILAKYKELNIAISHGDIFLPIITQIALRFLRLPFVIFILNLLNIICFDKIYQKICNQQKVKKLYKKLDFFDSLMKFRIKKYQDYFAKKSLKIDYIIEGHFHQGREFELGNTKYKNLEAFANDRSFFILEYGLIKKYNLPRKE is encoded by the coding sequence ATGATTGAGCTTAAAGACAAAGCGATTTTTATAGCCGATGTGCATTATGATAGCACTAGGCTAGATTTTTGTGAATTTATTGAATATTTAAAACTTAATAAGCCCCCACAAGTAATACTTCTAGGAGATATTTTTAATCTTTTAATAGGTGGAATTAAAAGCTCTGAAATTGATAATTTAAACATAATTAATGAATTAGATAATTTAGCTAATGAAATTGAAATTATTTATTTTGAAGGAAATCATGATTTTAATTTAAAAAAACTTTTTAAAAATGTAAAAATCATTAAAAATCAGCCTATTTTAGCTAAATATAAAGAGCTTAATATTGCAATTTCTCATGGAGATATTTTCTTGCCAATAATTACTCAAATAGCTTTAAGATTTTTAAGATTACCTTTTGTAATTTTTATATTAAATCTTTTAAATATTATATGTTTTGATAAAATTTATCAAAAGATTTGCAATCAACAAAAGGTAAAAAAACTATATAAAAAATTAGATTTTTTTGATAGTTTAATGAAATTTAGAATTAAAAAATATCAAGATTATTTTGCAAAAAAAAGCCTAAAAATTGATTATATAATAGAAGGGCACTTTCATCAAGGAAGAGAATTTGAATTAGGAAATACAAAATACAAGAATTTAGAAGCTTTTGCAAATGACCGAAGTTTTTTTATACTAGAATATGGACTTATAAAAAAATATAACTTACCCAGAAAGGAGTAA
- the greA gene encoding transcription elongation factor GreA, producing MQIMTQKGYEKLYKELEHLKVVERPNVVKEIDIARSHGDLKENAEYHAAREKQSFLEGKIAELSEILANAKIVNPAEFNHDKVRFGSTVEIMDLNTEEEKTFSIVGDCESNLEKGYISINSPIAKAMLGKDEGDEFSVVLPKGKASYEILSISYKELDI from the coding sequence ATGCAAATAATGACACAAAAAGGCTATGAAAAATTATATAAAGAATTAGAACATTTAAAAGTAGTTGAACGCCCTAATGTAGTAAAAGAAATTGATATTGCAAGATCTCATGGGGATTTAAAAGAAAACGCAGAATATCATGCAGCAAGAGAAAAACAAAGCTTTTTAGAAGGAAAAATCGCTGAACTTAGTGAAATTTTAGCAAATGCAAAGATTGTAAATCCTGCTGAGTTTAATCATGATAAAGTAAGATTTGGAAGCACGGTAGAGATTATGGATTTAAATACTGAAGAAGAAAAGACTTTTAGTATTGTAGGAGATTGTGAAAGTAATTTAGAAAAAGGATATATAAGCATAAATTCTCCTATCGCAAAGGCAATGTTAGGTAAAGATGAAGGAGATGAATTTAGCGTTGTTTTACCTAAAGGAAAAGCAAGTTATGAAATCCTTAGCATAAGTTATAAAGAGCTTGATATTTAA